In the Bacteroidota bacterium genome, GACGTCAGCAATTCGGAGGTGATATCACCTTTAAATGAAAGCATAATTTTATTACGATCCATTTTATCGTAAAAATCATAAATATCAACCATCCTATTTCGCTTTAGTTAAATAAATATATTGCTGCTTATTCGCTTAAAATTGTGTAAAAACCCTTGATATTACTAATATATGTTAGCAAATATAACTATTTGTATAAATAAAAACATCGGCTAAAATAGAATTTATTTACAACTATTTGTTATTAACTCCGAAAAAAAAATAATCGCACACCATTCCTTATTGCTTCATATTTCGGTTTACAACTTCTTTTCAATCCAAAATTTTCTCTTAGCACTCCCTTGCTTATTTCATTAAATTTGTTCCGCAATGAATGGCAACTTCAAGAAAAAATACTGGTTCGATATCTGGTTCGATTCTCCCTACTATCACTTACTCTATCAACACAGAGATAAAGATGAAGCAAAAGAATTTATTACCAATTTAATTCAGCACCTTAAGCTTGCACCACATTCATTTTTGCTCGATTTGGCCTGCGGTAAAGGAAGACACTCTATTTATTTTGCTAAAAATGGATATAATGTTACGGGCTTAGACCTCTCCAAACAAAGCATTCAATATGCACAACAATTCGAAAACGATTCGCTTTCTTTCTTTACACACGATATGCGCCAGCCCTTTCGTGTGAATTATTTCGATGCGGTAATGAACCTCTTTACCAGTTTCGGTTATTTCGAAAATGAAAAAGATAATCTAAAAACCATTCAATCTGCCGCAGCCTCCATGAAACAAGGGGGTGTATTGGTTATTGATTTTATGAATTCTACCAAAGTGCTCAATGAACTAATACCTAAGGAACAAAAAAAAGTCTGCGATATCGCTTTTAAAATTCAAAAAAAAATAGAAAAAGGTTTTCTCATCAAACACATTAATTTCACCGATAATGGCGAAGATTTTTCCTTCACCGAAAAAGTAAAAACCCTTAAACTGCCTGACTTTATTCACTATTTCGAAAAAAGTGGATTACGTCTTACGGCAACTTTTGGAAATTACAACCTTCAAAAATTCGATGAAAAAACTTCCGAACGCCTCATTTTACTGGCAACTAAAGTGTAACACATAAACTCTTTTTTGTTAATTCTAGCCTTACAATTTCTCCTTTTATAAAACATTCATAGTCTGCTGTGAGCTACAATTAATGTCAATTTTTTTTGGGCAATACCCGATGAAAAATCGGGTCAGGCTTTCACCACTCGCTTCCGCCAGCCGGCGGAGAGCTCAAACAAAGGCTCAATCCTTATTGCATAACAGCATCCAAATAAATATACTACACTTTTCAAAAATATTTTTCCTTACAATATCATTGATTCAAACAATAAATTGCAAACTCCAACAATTTGCTACTTTCTCGCATAGTAATACATAAGCATATAATTTTATATCTTTATCAAAATTAAATCAAACAACACCCCATTACCGCACAAATGTTTTATGCCCCAACAGCAGTTTGAATTCAAACAGTTTAAAATAAACCAAGATAAATGTGCCATGAAAGTAGGCACGGATGCAGTTTTGCTGGGCTCATGGGTGGATGCTGCTACTTCCACAACTATCTTAGATATCGGCACCGGCACCGGAATAATTGCCCTCATGCTGGCACAAAAATCTACCGCTCAAATTCATGCCATCGATATTGATGATGCTGCCTTCTTGCAAGCACAAGAAAACGTAAGCAACTGTAAATGGAAAGAACGCATACATGTTTACCATCAGTCCTTTCAAAACTTTTTTAAAAATCACGAAAAAAAATACGATTTAATCGTTAGTAATCCACCTTATTTTATCGACTCTTCCAAAGCTTCTGCAGAATCGCGCACCGCAGCCCGTCATACCGATTCTCTTGCTTTCGAAGACCTGCTTGAAGGCGTATTAAAACTGCTTTCAAAAAACGGAAAGTTTTGTGTG is a window encoding:
- a CDS encoding methyltransferase domain-containing protein, whose translation is MNGNFKKKYWFDIWFDSPYYHLLYQHRDKDEAKEFITNLIQHLKLAPHSFLLDLACGKGRHSIYFAKNGYNVTGLDLSKQSIQYAQQFENDSLSFFTHDMRQPFRVNYFDAVMNLFTSFGYFENEKDNLKTIQSAAASMKQGGVLVIDFMNSTKVLNELIPKEQKKVCDIAFKIQKKIEKGFLIKHINFTDNGEDFSFTEKVKTLKLPDFIHYFEKSGLRLTATFGNYNLQKFDEKTSERLILLATKV
- a CDS encoding methyltransferase, whose protein sequence is MPQQQFEFKQFKINQDKCAMKVGTDAVLLGSWVDAATSTTILDIGTGTGIIALMLAQKSTAQIHAIDIDDAAFLQAQENVSNCKWKERIHVYHQSFQNFFKNHEKKYDLIVSNPPYFIDSSKASAESRTAARHTDSLAFEDLLEGVLKLLSKNGKFCVILPSKEAEIFRDLAKEKKLHVDKILRVKTRADKTEKRLLMQFEFNPTTFSESSIIIEQDERHSYSEEYKQLTKDYYLAF